The genomic window TTGCGCGATTTCCTGCAACTGCTGGGCCCGGATGACGATATCGCGCGCTTCGAATATCTGAAAAAGACCGCGCGCAACTTCGGCTCGGTCTTGATCGGCATCGAAACGACGGCGCCGGAAAATCTGGACCGTCTGCGCGAACGGCTGGACCAGGCCGGGATCGGCTACCGCGACATCACCCACGATCCGGTCCTGGCCGAGTTCCTTATCTAGGCCAGCGGATCAGGCGCGGCGCGGCGTCTGACGACGCGTCTGCCCTGCCTGCATATCCCGCATCAGCATCTGTTTCGATTCGGAATAGACCCGCAACAGTTCGTTGATGCAGATGTTGTCGCAATCGCGCGCCGCTGCATGCTGTTCGGCCCGATCGCAAAGACGCCCGAATTCTGCAAAACCCAGGTTTGCCGCGCAGCCCTTGAGGAAATGCAGGTCCGTTTCAAGCCGCGCCGGATCACGACGCGACAGGCGCATCATCACGCCTTCGACTTCGTCGAGAAACAGTTCCAGGATCAGCTGGAACTCGTCGTCGCCAACCTCTTCGCGCAGTTCTTTGATGCGGTCCCAGTCCAGCATTGGCAACCTTTGGCAGAATCACCCCACATGTTTAGCAGATAATTCTCCTCTGGCGGGTTAATGGGGACAATTTTCGCGATTAACGGAACTTTCAGTTCAGTTGGGCTACACCCATGCCATGATGATCCTGGACGCCACGGCTGTGACCTCGATTCCGCAGAACTCGCGGCTAGTTCTGCTGGTCGACGACAGTCGGGCACAGCGGCGGACGCTGGCGGTGCAACTGATCCGCGCCGGCTATCATGTCGTCGAAGCCGCCAGCATCGACGAGGCGCTGGCGATCTGCCAGGAGCGCCGACCCGATATCGTGATCTCGGACTGGATGCCGGGCAGTGCGGGGCTGGAATTCTGCCGCCGCTTTCGCGAGATGCAGTCGGACCGCTATGGCTATTTCATCCTGCTGACATCGCGCAACGACAAGAAGGACGTGACCGCAGGATTGCGCGCGGGGGCCGACGAATTCCTGACCAAGCCGGTGTCGGGGGCCGAACTGCTGGCGCGGCTGTCGGCCAGCGAACGCATCCTGCGGATGGAAGAGCATCTGCGCAATGCCAATGCCCAGCTCAACGACACGCTGACGCGGCTGCGCGAAACCCAAGCGGCCATCGACCGCGACCTGCGCGAGGCGCAGCGCCTGCAACAGGGGCTGGTGCGCGAACGCCAGGGTCATTTCGGCGATTTCGACCTGTCGCTGCTGATGCGCCCAGCCGGACATATCGGCGGCGATCTGGTCGGCTTCTTTCCCATCACGGCGCAGCGTGTGGGAATCTTCGCGCTGGATGTCGCGGGGCATGGCGTGGCCGCCGCGCTGCTCAGCGCGCGGCTGGCAGCATTGCTGTCGGTATCGCCCGATCACAATATCGCGCTGCGCCAGACCGATCGCGGCGAGACCGACGGCCACCCCCCGGCCGAGGTGCTGCGCATGCTCAATGCGCTGATGCTCGACGAAATCCGGACCGATTCCTACTTCACCATGGTCTATGGCGACCTTGACCACACGACCGGACGGCTGCGGCTGGCTCAGGCGGGGCACCCCTACCCGATCCTGCAGCGCCACAACGGCACCATCGAGCGCATCGGTCGCGGAGGCTTGCCCGTGGGCGTGTTCCCCAACGCGGATTACGAAGAGGTGCAGCTGGATCTTGCCCCCGGGGATCGCCTTTTCATTACCTCCGACGGTTTGATCGAGGCAGAGAATCCGCGTGGCGAGCCCTTGGGCGAAGAGGGGCTAGAGGCGATCCTGCGCATCAATGCCAGCCTGCATGGCGACGCGCTGCTGGAATCGATCTGCTGGTCGGCGATGAACTATGCCGGCGGGCAGCGCAGCGACGATATCTCGATCGTTCTGGTCGCCCGTCGTCCCGGCGCGCCGGGCTAGCGCGCCGATCAGGGTCATCGGGCAAGCAACCACGACACAAGCGCCCGCGCCCCCGGGTCTGCCAGCAGATCGGCGACATCGCCCAGCGCGACCCAGTGGGCGCTGTGATGCGGTTCCATCGGCGGGCCGCGGCGCAGGATCGGCCGGGCCAACCAGACGTGGCACAGCTTTTCGGCCCAGAGACCATATTCCGGCATGAAACAGAACCGCCGGTAAGTGCCCAGGTGCCGAGCATTGCCCAGGGTCCAGCCGGTTTCCTCGGCCACTTCGCGATGCAGCGCGACCAGTTGCGATTCGCCCGAATCGATCCCGCCGCCGGGCAGCTGATACTCGGGCTGGGGCTGGTGCTGCAGCGTCAGCAGCGCCCGCCCGCCGCGCAGCAACAGGCCATAGACGCCGGGGCGCAGCCGGTAACGCTGTCTTTGGGGCGGGGGTCCGTATCGGCGGATCATGCGGCTTCATGCACCTGCAAGAAGAACGATTGGTCAGAAACGCAAAACGCGCGCAAGCCCATGGACTTGCGCGCGTTTTGTTTTGGTGCCCAGGAGAGGACTCGAACCTCCACGCCTTGCGGCACACGGACCTGAACCGTGCGCGTCTACCAATTCCGCCACCTGGGCAGGTCGCGTGAGCCGGGTGATTAAGCCCAGTCGCGGGGGGTGTCAACGGCGATTGACGAAAAATTTTTGCCCCATTGTCGTTTTTTGTTTTGACCCCACCGGCGGGCTTTGGCTGACGTCTGGTGCCGCACGGATTTGTGGCCTACACAACCGTGACGAAAGGCGCGATAATCCGCCGCAGCCAAGACGCCTTTCCGCGACAAGTCGTTCAGCCAGCGCAAAAACCATACAGAAAAGCATCGAACTCCATGGACGACATCAGAGCCCGCGATTGGGATGCGATCGTCATCGGCACCGGTATCGGCGGCGGCACTGCGGGGCGCAGGCTGGCCGAAGCCGGGCTTTCGGTGCTGTTTGTGGAAAAGGGCCCAGATCTGGGCGACACGGCGATGCCTGCGCTGAACATGGATGCGCGCCAGCCGGCAGATCGCCTGGCCCGGGGGGCCTGGCCGCGGTTGCTCGAGGCCGAACTCGACGGCCGCTGGTATGAGCTGGACGGCATGATCGGCGCCGGCGTCGGCGGCACCTCGGCCTATTACGCCGCTACGCTGGAGCGCCCCGAACGGCATGATCTGGACGATTCGCCGGAACAACCGCATCCGACGGGCGGCTGGCCCGTGGGCTATGATGCGATGGAGCCCTGGTTCCGCCTGGCCGAGGACTATTTTCACATCAACGGCGAGGCCGATCCCCTGGCCCCGAACGGCGCCTGCCTGCGCCCGCCGGCACAGCCGCTGACCGCCTCGGACGCGGCGCTGATGGACCAGCTAAGACGGTCGGGGCTGCATCCGTATCGGACGCATATGGCGGCGCGCTTTCTGCCCGGTTGCGAAAGCTGCTTCGGCCGCCGCTGCCCGCGGCGCTGCAAGATGGACGGGCGATCGGCCGGCGTGCTGCCCGCGCTTGAGACCGGGCGCGCGGCGTTGCTGGACCGCTGTTCCGTCATCAGGATCGAGGCCGATGCCCAGGGCGTCACCGGACTGCTCTGCCAGCGCGACGGGCATCGCTTCACCCTGCGGGCGCGCCGGTATGTGCTGGCCGCGGGCGGGCTGGGTTCGCCGGCGCTGCTGCTGCATTCCGCCAGCGATCTGTGGCCGCAGGGCCTGGGCAATCGCAACGGTCTGGTCGGACGCAACCTGATGTTCCACCTCAGCGAGATCATCGCCATATGGGCCGGCCATGGGCGGCAGAACGAAGGGCCGTCCCGCTCGATCAGCCTGCGCGATCTGTATTTCATGGGCGGCCAGCGTTTCGGCACCGTGCAGTCGATGGGCCTCAGCGCCGGTTACGGCGAAATCCTGCATTCGTTGAACGGGCATTTCGACCAGTCGCGGCTGCGGCGGCTGCGGCCGCTGCGGCACGGATTGCGGCTGCCGGCGCTGGCGGCGGCGCGGCTGCTCGGCCGGGCAAAGCTGTTTGTCGGCGTGCTCGAGGATCTGCCCTATCTGCACAATCGCCTGCTGCCCGATCCCGCCGATCCCGAAAGGCTGCGCTTTCATTACGACATATCGGACGAGCTGCGCCAGCGTCGCGCCGCCTTTCGCAAGGCGATCCGCGCCGCCTTCCGGCCGCACCGGGCCCTGTTCATGGGCGCCGCGCCACAGCTGAACTTTGCCCATCCCTGCGGCACGCTGCGCTTTGGCGACGACCCGAACACAAGTGTGCTGGACCGCGATTGCCGGATGCACGGCCTGTCGAACCTCTATGTGGCCGATTCGTCCTTCATGCCGACCTCGAACGGGGTCAATCCCAGCCTGACGATCGCCGCCAATGCGCTGCGCGTGGCGGACCGGCTGGCGCAGGGCCTGCACGCCCGGCTTGCCGCTGGCGGCCAGCTTGGCTATTGAGCGCATGAGCACCCACGAACAGGAGCGAGCGATGTCGGCACCCAAGCTTGTCACGATCTACGGCGGCTCTGGTTTCCTGGGCCGGCAGATCGCCCGCATCATGGCCGCCGAGGGCTGGCGCGTGCGCGTTGCCGTCCGCCGCCCCAACCTGGCGGGCGTTGTGCGCACCTATGGCAATCCCGGTCAGGTCGAGCCGGTCCCCTGCAATGTGCGCGACGATGTGTCCGTTGCCGCCTGCATGGCCGAAGCCGATGCCGTCATCAATTGCGTGGGCATCCTGGTGCGCGAGGGCAAGAATACCTTCGACGCCATTCACGAAGAAGCCGCAGGACGCATCGCCCGGATTTCCGCCGAAACCGGCGTCGCGCATATGGTGCATGTCTCGGCCTTGGGCGCCGATCCCGATTCGCCCAGCCGCTATGCCGCCTCCAAGGCACGGGGCGAGGCCGAGGTGCTGCGTTATCGCCCCGATGCGGTGATCCTGCGGCCTTCGGTCATTTTCGGTTCCGACGACAACTTCTACAACCGCATCGCCGCGATGACGCGACTGGGGCCGGTGCTGGTCGTCCCGGGCGCCGATACACCTTTGCAGCCGGTCTATGTGATCGATGTCGCGCGTGCCGCCGCCATGGGCGCCAAGGGCGAGGCTGCCCCCGGCATCTACGAACTGGGCGGCCCCGAGATCCTGACCATGCGCCAGATCGCCCGGCAGGTTCTTGAGGCAACCGGACGCCGGCGCCTGATCCTGGGCCTGCCGCACGCCCTTGCCGGACTGATGGGGGGGGTGCTGGATGCCGTGCAGGTGGTGTCGGGCGGTCTGCTGACCAATCGCATCATCACCCGTGACCAGACGCGCAGCCTACGCCAGCCGAACACCGTCGGCAGCGGCGTCAAGACCTTCGCCGATCTGGGAATCGTGCCGACCTCGGCGCCTGCGGTCATCGGCGACTATCTGTGGCGCTTCCGTCCCGCGGGTCAGTATGAGGCCATTACCGCCTCGGCCAAGAACCTGCGCAGCAACTGATGGACCACAACACGATTGTCGCGGCCCTGCTGGGGCTGCTCGAAGGGCTGACCGAGTTCATCCCGGTGTCCTCGACCGGCCATGTGCTGCTGGCCGGACATTTCCTTGGCTTTGATTCGCCCGGCCGCGCCTTCGAGGTGCTGATCCAGCTGGGTGCCATCCTGGCGATCCTGGGACTTTATGCAGGGCGGCTGTGGCGGATATGTCGCGACGCGCCGACGGATCCGCGCGCACGGTGGTTCATCGCGGCGGTGCTGCTGGCCTTTCTGCCGGCGGCGGTCATCGGGGTGCTGGCGCATCGGCTGATCAAGGAGGTGTTCTTTGAAACGCCGGTGCTCATCGCCTCGATGCTGATCCTGGGCGGGGTGGTGCTGCTGTTCGTCGATCGCATGGCCCGCCAGCCGCGCTATTTCGCGGCCGAGGACATCCCGCTGTCGGCCGCCTTCAGGATCGGGCTGATCCAGTGCCTGGCGATGATCCCCGGCGTGTCGCGATCGGGGGCCACCATCGTGGGCGCGCTGCTGCTGGGGGCCGACAAGCGCTCGGCGGCCGAGTTCAGCTTTTTCCTGTCGATGCCGACGATGCTGGGCGCCTTTGTCTATGACCTCTACAAGAACCGCGACATCCTGGACGCTGCCGCGACCGGCAATATCTTGGTTGGCTTTGTCTGCGCCTTTCTGGCGGCGGTGGTCGTGGTGCGCTGGCTGCTGGGCTATGTTTCGGCCCATGGTTATGCGCTGTTTGCCTGGTGGCGGATCGGTCTGGGAGCCGTTGTCTTGCTGGCTTTGCAGGTTATTGGGTAAGTATTACTTACCTTATTTCCGGCGATACTCGCCGCATCAGGCTTCTGCCGGACGAAAAATCATCAAATAGGTAAGCCCTACTGACTTTTATTTGGCTGCGGCCTGTTCTATCAGGCCTCGACACCCTCGCCAGCGAAGGACGCGCAGCCATGGCCACGCAAAAAATGCTCAGATTCGTCTCGATACCGCGCGAGATGCCCGAGAAGCGCGATGCCACCGCGCGGTCCGAGGATTTTCACGAAATCTACCGCGAATTTGCCGATGCCAAGGCCCGCGAGCAGGCCAGCCGGTGCAGCCAGTGCGGCGTGCCCTATTGTCAAAGCCATTGCCCGCTGCACAACAACATCCCCGACTGGCTGCGCCTGACGGCCGAGGGCCGGTTGCAGGAAGCCTATGCCCGCAGCCAGGAAACCAATACCTTCCCCGAGATCTGCGGCCGCATCTGCCCGCAGGACCGGCTGTGCGAAGGCAATTGCGTCATCGAGCAATCCGGCCACGGCACCGTCACCATCGGCGCCATCGAAAAATACATCACCGACACAGCCTGGGAAAACGGCTGGGTGCAGCCGGCGACCCCGGTGCAGGAACGTCCCGAGTCGGTCGGCATCATCGGCGCCGGCCCGGGCGGGCTGGCAGCGGCCGAGCGCCTGCGGCGCCTGGGCTTTCAGGTCACCGTCTATGACCGCCATGATCGCGCCGGCGGGCTGCTGATCTATGGCATCCCGGGTTTCAAGCTGGAAAAGGACGTTGTCGAACGCCGCACCCGTCTGCTGATCGACAGCGGCGTGGAATTCGTGCTGAACACCGATGTCGGCCGGGACATCAGCTTTGACGCCATCCGCGGCCGGCATGACGCGGTGCTGATCGCGACAGGCGTCTACAAGACCCGCGATCTCGACATCGACAATGCCGCCGCCAAGGGGGTGGTGCGCGCGCTGGACTACCTGACCGCCTCGAACCGGGTCGATCTGGGCGACGATATCCCCGATTACGAGGACGGCGAGCTGAACGCCCGCGGCAAGCGCGTGGTCGTGATCGGTGGCGGCGATACGGCGATGGATTGCGTGCGCACCGCCATTCGCCAGGGCGCACAATCGGTCAAATGCCTGTATCGCCGCGACCGCGCCAACATGCCCGGCAGCCAGCGCGAGGTCCAGAACGCCGAGGAAGAGGGCGTCGAATTCGTGTGGCTGTCGGCGCCGGGCGCCTTCAGCGGCCATGTCACCGGCGAGGCCCGCACCGCCCAGGAACGCGACGTGGACGACACCGGCGAGGTGCCGACCATCAGCGCGGTGCGGGTGCAGCGCATGCGTCTGGGGGCACCTGATGTCAGCGGTCGGCAGTCGCCCGAACTGATCGAAGGCGCCGATTACGACGAGCCGGCGGATCTGGTCATCAAGGCCCTGGGCTTCGAGCCAGAGGATCTGCCGCGCCTGTGGGGGGTCGAAGGGCTCGAAGTCACGCGCTGGGGCACGATCCGCGCCGACTATCAGACCCATCAGACCAGCCTGCCGGGCGTCTTTGCCGTGGGCGACATCGTGCGCGGGGCCAGCCTGGTCGTCTGGGCGATCCGCGACGGGCGCGAGGCCGCCGACAGCATCGCCAGCTATCTGTCGGGCGCGGCCCGTGTCGCTGCCGAATAGGGGCGATGCGATGTCCGCCCCCAGACCTTTCCGCTTCCGGCCCATGGCGGTCGCCGCTTGGCTGAGCCTTGCCGCCGGCGCCGCCCAGGCGGCAGGCTTCACCCCGCCCAAGGGCTGCACGCTGGACATGACCGTGCAGAACCGCAGCTGCACCGTCAGCCAGCATTACCGTTGCGCCCAGGACAAGCCCGGCGACCAGTGGGTGGTCTATTTCGATCGGGACGGCGCCAGCTATCGTTCGCGCATCGATCGCGAAACCCGCTGGATGGAAAGCACCGATCTGCGCACCGGGCTGACCGATGTGCTCGAGGATCAGGCCCGCGACCATGCATCTTTCAGCACGCTGTTGAAAAACGGCCGCGACGATTTCGATTTCTGGACGCGCGCCGACAGCGGCGAAAGGCTGCGCCATGTCGGCCACGACGTGCTGACCGGCCAGAAGGTGCAGATCGACGGCGTCACCCTGGAGGTGACGCAGTTCGAGCTGACCACCTTCAGCGAAGGCGGCGAGGTGCTGATCCAGCGGCGCGGCCAGCAATTCGTCAGCCGCGACCACGGACGGTTCTATGGCGGCATCGAACAATCCAGCGACTGGACCGGCACGGCCCAGGAAACCAACGACAGCCCGGTCACCTTTGCCTTTCCCGGCCAGCCCGGGTTCGGCGCGGTAACACCGGAATATGATTGCGACCTGCAGATGGTGCGCGGCCGGGGCGCCGACATCCTGAGGCAGCTTTTCGAGGAGGCACGGACGTGAAGGGTTTTGAACAGATGAGCTGGGAACAGCAGGAACAGGCCCGCCGCGACTGGATGGCGGAACATTCGCTGTACCGTGCCGAGGACGAACATTCGTCCTGCGGCGTCGGGCTGGTGGTCAGCCTGGACGGCAAGGCCAGCCGCAAGGTGGTGGAAAGCGGCATCAATGCGCTGAAGGCGATCTGGCATCGCGGCGCGGTGGATGCGGATGGCAAGACCGGCGACGGTGCCGGCATCCATGTGCAGATCCCGGTGCCGTTCTTTTACGATCAGGTGCGGCGCACCGGGCACGAACCAGATCAGGACAAGCTGATCGCCGTCGGCCAGTGCTTTCTGCCGCGCACCAACTTTGCCCAGCAGGAACTGTGCCGGACCATCGTGGAATCCGAGGTTCTGCGCATGGGGCATTACATCTATGGCTGGCGCCATGTCCCGGTGAACACCGCGGTTCTGGGCGAAAAGGCCAATGCCACCCGCCCCGAGATCGAACAGATCCTGATCCGCTGTGAAAAGGCCATCGACGAAGAACAGTTCGAGCGCGAACTCTACATCATCCGCCGCCGCATCGAAAAGGCGGCCATCGCCGCGCAGATCGCGGGGCTATACCTGTGCACGCTGTCCTGCCGCAGCATCATCTACAAGGGCATGATGCTGGCCGAACAGGTGGCCGAATTCTATCCCGATCTCAAGGACGAACGCTTTGCCTCGGCCTTTGCGATCTATCACCAGCGCTATTCCACAAATACCTTCCCGCAGTGGTGGCTGGCCCAGCCCTTCCGCATGCTGGCGCATAACGGTGAAATCAATACGCTCAAGGGCAACACCAACTGGATGAAAAGCCACGAGATCCGCATGGCCAGCCGCGCCTTTGGCGACATGGCCGAGGATATCAAGCCGATCATCCCCGGCGGCTCGTCCGATTCCGCAGCGCTGGACGCGGTGTTCGAGGTGATGGTGCGTTCGGGCCGTTCCGCGCCGATGACCAAGACCATGCTGGTGCCCGAGGCCTGGTCCAAGGCCACCACCGACATGCCCAAGCCCTGGGCCGACATGTATGCCTATTGCAATGCGGTGATGGAGCCCTGGGACGGCCCGGCGGCCCTGGCGATGACCGACGGGCGCTGGGTCTGCGGCGGGCTGGACCGCAACGGGCTGCGGCCGTTGCGCTATGTCGTGACCGGCGACAACCTGCTGATCGCCGGTTCCGAAGCCGGCATGGTGCCGATCGACGAAGGCAATGTGCGCGAAAAGGGCGCGCTAGGTCCGGGGCAGATGATCGCCGTCGACATGGCCGAGGGCCGGCTTTACCACGACCGCGAGATCAAGGATCACCTGGCCGCAGCCCAGCCCTTTGGCGAGTGGCTGGAAAAGGTGGTGCAGCTGTCCGAGATGATGAAGGAACTGCCCGAACCGGTCACCTTCACCGGCGAGGAACTGCGCCGCCGCCAGATCGCGGCCGGCTACACGGTCGAGGAAATCGAGACCATGCTGGCCCCCATGGCCGAGGATGGCAAGGAGGCACTGGCCTCGATGGGCGATGACACCCCGCCGGCGGTGCTGTCGGGTCAGTATCGGCCGATGTCGCATTTCTTCCGCCAGAACTTCAGCCAGGTCACCAACCCGCCCATCGACAGCCTGCGGGAATCGCGGGTGATGAGCCTCAAGACCCGTTTCGGTAACCTCAAGAACGTTCTGGACGAATCTTCGGCGCAAACCGAAATCCTTGTGCTGGAATCGCCCTTTGTCGCCAATGGCGAATTCGCCGCCATGATGCGCATGTTCGGTGATGCGGTGACGCAGATCGACTGCACCTTCGCCCAGGATGCCGGGCCCGAGGCCATGGGCGAGGCGCTGGCCCGCATCCGCGCCGAGGCCGAGGATGCCGTGCGTTCCGGCGCCGGCCATCTGGTGCTCAGCGACGAGCGCCAGGGGCCGGAGCGCATCGGATTGCCGATGATCCTGGCCACCAGCGCCATCCACAGCTGGCTGACCCGCAAGGGGCTGCGCACCTTCTGTTCGCTGAACGTGCGCTCGGCCGAATGCATCGATCCGCATTACTTCGCGGTGCTGATCGGCTGCGGCGCAACGACGGTGAACCCCTATCTTGCCCAGGATACCATCGCCGACCGCATCGCCCGCGGCCTGCTGGGCGGCAGTCTGGTAGAAAACATGCGCAACTATCGCGAGGCGATCGATTCCGGCCTGTTGAAGATCATGGCCAAGATGGGGATTTCGGTGCTGTCCTCGTATCGGGGCGGCCTGAATTTCGAGGCGGTCGGGCTGAGCCGGGCGATGGTGGCGGAATATTTCCCCGGCATGCAGTCGCGCATTTCCGGCATAGGCCTGCACGGCTTGCAGGCCAAGCTGAAGGACATCCACCGCAAGGGCTTCCACGAATCCAGCGCCGACCTGCTGCCGATCGGCGGCTTCTACAAGGCGCGGCGGTCGGGCGAAAAGCACGCCTGGGAAGCCAATACCATGCGGCTGCTGCAACTCGCCTGCGAAAAGGCGTCCTATGACGTGTGGAAGCAGTTCACCGCCACCATGCGGGCCAATCCGCCGATTCATCTGCGCGACCTGCTGGACATCAAGCCCCTGGGCAAGCCCGTGCCGCTGGAAGAGGTGGAAAGCATCACCTCGATCCGCAAGCGTTTCGTGACCCCGGGGATGAGCCTTGGCGCGCTGTCGCCCGAGGCGCACATGACGCTGAACATCGCCATGAACCGCATCGGCGCCAAGTCGGACAGCGGCGAAGGCGGCGAGGATCCGGCCCATTCGGCGCCGCTGCCGAATGGCGACAACCCCTGCGCCAAGATCAAGCAGGTGGCCAGCGGCCGTTTCGGCGTCACCGCCGAATATCTGAACGCCTGCGAAGAGCTGGAAATCAAGGTCGCCCAAGGCGCCAAGCCCGGCGAGGGCGGCCAGCTGCCCGGCATGAAGGTCACCGACCTGATCGCGCGGCTGCGCCATTCGACCAAGGGCGTCACGCTGATCTCGCCGCCGCCGCATCACGACATCTATTCGATCGAGGATCTGGCGCAGCTGATCTATGATCTCAAGCAGATCAATCCGCGCGCCAAGATCACGGTGAAGCTGGTAGCCTCCAGCGGCGTCGGCACCATCGCGGCGGGCGTCGCCAAGGCCAAGGCGGACATCATCCTGATTTCCGGCCACAACGGCGGCACCGGCGCCTCGCCGGCGACCTCGATCAAGTTCGCGGGCCTGCCCTGGGAAATGGGCCTGACCGAGGCGCATCAGGTGCTGGCGATGAACCGCCTGCGCGACCGGGTGACGCTGCGCACCGACGGTGGCTTGCGCACCGGGCGCGATATCGTGATGGCGGCAATGATGGGGGCCGAGGAATACGGCATCGGCACCGCGGCGCTGATCGCCATGGGCTGCATCATGGTGCGCCAGTGCCAGTCGAACACCTGCCCGGTCGGTGTCTGCACCCAGGACGAAAAGCTGCGGGCGATGTTCAACGGCTCTGCCGACAAGGTGGTCAACCTGATCACTTTCTACGCGACCGAGGTGCGCGAGATTCTGGCAAGCATCGGCGCCCGTTCGATGGACGAGATCATCGGCCGCGCCGATCTGCTGACCCAGGTCAGCCGTGGCGACAAGTCGCTGGACGATCTGGACCTGAACCCGCTGCTGATCACCGTCGATGGTTCGGAAAAGATCGTCTATGACCGGTCCAAACCGCGCAATGCGGTGCCCGACACGCTGGATGCCGAAATCATCCGCGACGCCAGCCGATTCTTCTCGGACGGGGAAAAGATGCAGCTGAGCTATGCGGTCAGGAACACCCAGCGCACCGTGGGCACGCGCACCAGTTCGATGATCGTGCAGACCTTTGGCATGCGCAACAAGTTGCAGCCCGATCACCTGACCGTGCGGTTGACCGGCAGCGCCGGGCAGTCGCTGGGCGCCTTTGCCGCACCGGGGCTGAAGATCGAGGTCTCGGGTGATGCCAATGATTATGTGGGCAAGGGCCTGTCCGGGGGCACCATCGTCGTGCGCCCGCCCATGGCCAGCCCGCTGGTTGCGTCCGAAAACACCATCATCGGCAACACCGTGCTTTACGGTGCCACTGCCGGATACCTGTTCGCGGCCGGCCGCGCCGGGGAACGCTTTGCCGTGCGCAATTCCGGCGCCAAGGTGGTGATCGAAGGCTGCGGCAGCAATGGTTGCGAATACATGACCGGCGGGGTTGCCGTGATCCTGGGCCGTATCGGCGCCAATTTCGGCGCGGGCATGACCGGGGGCATGGCTTACCTTTACGACATCGATGGCGTTGCCCGCGACTATGTGAATGCCGAAACCCTGATCCTGTGCCCGGTCACCCAGCCGCACTGGGAAGCCGAGCTGAAGGGGCTGATCGAGCGTCATCAGAAGGAAACCGGCTCGCGCCGGGCCAGCGATATCCTGCAGAACTGGGAACAGGAAGTGCAGCGGTTCATCCAGGTCTGCCCCCGCGAGATGTTGCCGCACCTGAAACATCCGATTGCCGACATTCAGGAAGTGGCCGCGGTTCCTGCGGAATAGCCCCGCCGCCGCGAGCCCTGCAGCCGGGCGACACCCACCCGTCGGGCCGCCCGCCCAG from Paracoccus sp. SMMA_5_TC includes these protein-coding regions:
- a CDS encoding GMC oxidoreductase, whose product is MDDIRARDWDAIVIGTGIGGGTAGRRLAEAGLSVLFVEKGPDLGDTAMPALNMDARQPADRLARGAWPRLLEAELDGRWYELDGMIGAGVGGTSAYYAATLERPERHDLDDSPEQPHPTGGWPVGYDAMEPWFRLAEDYFHINGEADPLAPNGACLRPPAQPLTASDAALMDQLRRSGLHPYRTHMAARFLPGCESCFGRRCPRRCKMDGRSAGVLPALETGRAALLDRCSVIRIEADAQGVTGLLCQRDGHRFTLRARRYVLAAGGLGSPALLLHSASDLWPQGLGNRNGLVGRNLMFHLSEIIAIWAGHGRQNEGPSRSISLRDLYFMGGQRFGTVQSMGLSAGYGEILHSLNGHFDQSRLRRLRPLRHGLRLPALAAARLLGRAKLFVGVLEDLPYLHNRLLPDPADPERLRFHYDISDELRQRRAAFRKAIRAAFRPHRALFMGAAPQLNFAHPCGTLRFGDDPNTSVLDRDCRMHGLSNLYVADSSFMPTSNGVNPSLTIAANALRVADRLAQGLHARLAAGGQLGY
- a CDS encoding Hpt domain-containing protein, with translation MLDWDRIKELREEVGDDEFQLILELFLDEVEGVMMRLSRRDPARLETDLHFLKGCAANLGFAEFGRLCDRAEQHAAARDCDNICINELLRVYSESKQMLMRDMQAGQTRRQTPRRA
- a CDS encoding undecaprenyl-diphosphate phosphatase, translating into MDHNTIVAALLGLLEGLTEFIPVSSTGHVLLAGHFLGFDSPGRAFEVLIQLGAILAILGLYAGRLWRICRDAPTDPRARWFIAAVLLAFLPAAVIGVLAHRLIKEVFFETPVLIASMLILGGVVLLFVDRMARQPRYFAAEDIPLSAAFRIGLIQCLAMIPGVSRSGATIVGALLLGADKRSAAEFSFFLSMPTMLGAFVYDLYKNRDILDAAATGNILVGFVCAFLAAVVVVRWLLGYVSAHGYALFAWWRIGLGAVVLLALQVIG
- a CDS encoding complex I NDUFA9 subunit family protein, which encodes MSAPKLVTIYGGSGFLGRQIARIMAAEGWRVRVAVRRPNLAGVVRTYGNPGQVEPVPCNVRDDVSVAACMAEADAVINCVGILVREGKNTFDAIHEEAAGRIARISAETGVAHMVHVSALGADPDSPSRYAASKARGEAEVLRYRPDAVILRPSVIFGSDDNFYNRIAAMTRLGPVLVVPGADTPLQPVYVIDVARAAAMGAKGEAAPGIYELGGPEILTMRQIARQVLEATGRRRLILGLPHALAGLMGGVLDAVQVVSGGLLTNRIITRDQTRSLRQPNTVGSGVKTFADLGIVPTSAPAVIGDYLWRFRPAGQYEAITASAKNLRSN
- a CDS encoding NUDIX domain-containing protein — encoded protein: MIRRYGPPPQRQRYRLRPGVYGLLLRGGRALLTLQHQPQPEYQLPGGGIDSGESQLVALHREVAEETGWTLGNARHLGTYRRFCFMPEYGLWAEKLCHVWLARPILRRGPPMEPHHSAHWVALGDVADLLADPGARALVSWLLAR
- a CDS encoding NAD(P)-dependent oxidoreductase, coding for MATQKMLRFVSIPREMPEKRDATARSEDFHEIYREFADAKAREQASRCSQCGVPYCQSHCPLHNNIPDWLRLTAEGRLQEAYARSQETNTFPEICGRICPQDRLCEGNCVIEQSGHGTVTIGAIEKYITDTAWENGWVQPATPVQERPESVGIIGAGPGGLAAAERLRRLGFQVTVYDRHDRAGGLLIYGIPGFKLEKDVVERRTRLLIDSGVEFVLNTDVGRDISFDAIRGRHDAVLIATGVYKTRDLDIDNAAAKGVVRALDYLTASNRVDLGDDIPDYEDGELNARGKRVVVIGGGDTAMDCVRTAIRQGAQSVKCLYRRDRANMPGSQREVQNAEEEGVEFVWLSAPGAFSGHVTGEARTAQERDVDDTGEVPTISAVRVQRMRLGAPDVSGRQSPELIEGADYDEPADLVIKALGFEPEDLPRLWGVEGLEVTRWGTIRADYQTHQTSLPGVFAVGDIVRGASLVVWAIRDGREAADSIASYLSGAARVAAE
- a CDS encoding PP2C family protein-serine/threonine phosphatase: MGYTHAMMILDATAVTSIPQNSRLVLLVDDSRAQRRTLAVQLIRAGYHVVEAASIDEALAICQERRPDIVISDWMPGSAGLEFCRRFREMQSDRYGYFILLTSRNDKKDVTAGLRAGADEFLTKPVSGAELLARLSASERILRMEEHLRNANAQLNDTLTRLRETQAAIDRDLREAQRLQQGLVRERQGHFGDFDLSLLMRPAGHIGGDLVGFFPITAQRVGIFALDVAGHGVAAALLSARLAALLSVSPDHNIALRQTDRGETDGHPPAEVLRMLNALMLDEIRTDSYFTMVYGDLDHTTGRLRLAQAGHPYPILQRHNGTIERIGRGGLPVGVFPNADYEEVQLDLAPGDRLFITSDGLIEAENPRGEPLGEEGLEAILRINASLHGDALLESICWSAMNYAGGQRSDDISIVLVARRPGAPG